In Quercus lobata isolate SW786 chromosome 12, ValleyOak3.0 Primary Assembly, whole genome shotgun sequence, a genomic segment contains:
- the LOC115972615 gene encoding protein NIM1-INTERACTING 1-like produces the protein MENDKSFRNGEDEQEEEEAKMEKFFALIRSFREARNYRRKELMNDSQVMNNKKKMKRVGGDHSSWVPKFEWEDFTKEVEFVRPPLIFPSPCNNKEKDKEEREDTGLDLRLTL, from the coding sequence ATGGAAAATGACAAGAGTTTCAGAAATGGGGAAGATgagcaagaagaagaagaggctaAGATGGAGAAGTTTTTCGCGTTGATTCGAAGCTTTCGAGAGGCACGTAACTATAGAAGAAAGGAATTAATGAACGATTCTCAGGTGATGAATaacaagaagaagatgaagagggTAGGTGGAGATCACTCAAGTTGGGTTCCTAAATTTGAGTGGGAGGATTTTACTAAAGAAGTTGAGTTCGTAAGGCCTCCTCTAATCTTTCCTAGTCCATGCAACAACAAAGAGAAAGACAAGGAAGAACGAGAAGACACTGGCTTAGACCTCAGACTCACCCTCTAG